Proteins co-encoded in one Halorussus lipolyticus genomic window:
- a CDS encoding S66 family peptidase — translation MSEFPDSSGEFVVPPALDRGDKVAIVAPASNRAVEYPHVYELGLERLREVFDLEPVEYPTAEKDAQYLYDHPEERAEDVMDAFADPEIAGVVTVLGGFDQVRILSHLDPEVLRENPTRFYGHSDNTNLACYLWNLGIVSFYGGTLLTDLAMQGSMHDYTVEYLETAFFADDLADFGEIRPAGEFTDEDLEWANPDNLERHRETEPNPGRTWRGADTAVSGRAWGGCVGTLDMQLRADRYLPNPDELAGNILLLETSEELPDAIEVREFLIGMGERGLLEQFAGVLVGRAKARSPHEDPGPEARAEYRRNQRETIAEVVGEYNPDAPVVFDVEFGHTAPIAPIPVGGRVELDPESETIAFGD, via the coding sequence ATGAGCGAGTTTCCGGACTCGTCCGGCGAGTTCGTCGTCCCGCCCGCACTGGACCGTGGTGACAAGGTGGCAATCGTCGCACCGGCCTCCAACCGCGCCGTCGAGTACCCCCACGTCTACGAACTCGGACTGGAGCGTCTGCGGGAGGTGTTCGACCTCGAACCGGTCGAGTACCCGACCGCGGAGAAGGACGCCCAGTACCTCTACGACCACCCCGAGGAGCGCGCCGAGGACGTGATGGACGCCTTCGCCGACCCCGAGATTGCGGGCGTCGTGACGGTCCTCGGCGGGTTCGACCAAGTTCGGATTCTCTCCCATCTCGACCCCGAGGTTCTGCGGGAGAACCCGACCAGATTCTACGGCCACAGCGACAACACCAACCTCGCGTGCTACCTCTGGAACCTCGGCATCGTCTCGTTCTACGGCGGGACCCTGCTGACCGACCTCGCCATGCAGGGGTCGATGCACGACTACACGGTCGAGTACCTCGAAACGGCCTTCTTCGCCGACGACCTCGCTGATTTCGGCGAGATTCGCCCCGCGGGGGAGTTCACCGACGAGGACTTAGAGTGGGCGAATCCCGACAACTTGGAGCGCCACCGCGAGACCGAACCCAATCCGGGCCGGACGTGGCGCGGGGCCGACACCGCCGTCTCGGGCCGGGCGTGGGGCGGGTGCGTCGGCACCCTCGACATGCAGTTGCGGGCCGACAGATACCTGCCCAATCCCGACGAGTTGGCCGGGAACATCCTCCTGCTGGAGACCTCAGAGGAGTTGCCCGACGCCATCGAGGTCCGCGAATTTCTCATCGGGATGGGCGAACGCGGCCTGCTGGAGCAGTTCGCGGGCGTCCTCGTCGGTCGGGCCAAGGCCCGAAGTCCCCACGAGGACCCCGGCCCGGAGGCCCGCGCCGAGTACCGCCGGAACCAGCGCGAGACCATCGCTGAGGTCGTCGGCGAGTACAACCCCGACGCGCCGGTCGTCTTCGACGTGGAGTTCGGCCACACCGCGCCAATCGCTCCGATTCCGGTCGGCGGGCGCGTCGAACTTGACCCCGAGAGTGAGACCATCGCGTTCGGGGACTGA
- a CDS encoding MFS transporter, which yields MSARRDRIRLATVVFAVLLAQVLLYPGVPDLVAAVGATTTLDASMWFLAVEFAAFVAFAGIWGAISDRLGRRAPLVVAGALGGAVGYFALAVLPGALSLSFGGVLALRAVQGATTIGAFSLSMTMLMDLDGGHGKNMGAAGIAIGLGTAVGAPLGGRLYGLGGLVPLYAAGCLLVVAGLVALSIPDRAPSSGDEQEADGSEEGGIRRAVTTLTERPVLGLPYVFGFIDRFTAGFFALVGTVYFRQAFDLDAGATGLMLGLFFAPFALLQYPFGVLSDRVGRTGPIVAGSALYGFAVVGVGISPTVPIAAVGMVVVGVIGALMAPATMALVSDLSSESGRGTAMAGFNAAGSLGFLAGIVVGGTVADEFGFLAAFLTAGALEIAIALVSIPAFLRIDPEGVSAFGG from the coding sequence ATGTCCGCTCGACGCGACCGGATACGGTTGGCGACCGTCGTGTTCGCGGTCCTCCTCGCGCAGGTACTGCTCTATCCCGGCGTGCCGGACCTCGTGGCGGCGGTCGGCGCGACCACGACGCTCGACGCGAGCATGTGGTTCCTCGCTGTCGAGTTCGCCGCGTTCGTCGCCTTCGCGGGCATCTGGGGCGCTATCAGCGACCGCCTCGGTCGGCGCGCGCCGCTGGTGGTTGCCGGCGCGCTCGGCGGTGCAGTTGGCTACTTCGCGCTGGCGGTTCTCCCCGGCGCACTCTCGCTGTCGTTCGGCGGCGTGCTGGCGCTCCGGGCGGTGCAAGGCGCGACCACCATCGGGGCGTTCTCGCTGTCGATGACGATGCTGATGGACTTGGACGGCGGCCACGGCAAGAACATGGGCGCGGCGGGTATCGCCATCGGCCTCGGGACCGCGGTAGGCGCACCGCTCGGCGGACGACTCTACGGTCTGGGCGGACTGGTCCCGCTCTACGCCGCGGGCTGTCTGCTGGTCGTCGCTGGACTGGTGGCGCTCTCGATACCCGACCGCGCTCCGTCGTCGGGCGACGAACAGGAGGCCGACGGAAGCGAGGAGGGCGGGATTCGCCGCGCAGTCACCACGCTGACCGAGCGCCCGGTACTGGGCCTGCCCTACGTCTTCGGGTTCATCGACCGGTTCACGGCGGGATTCTTCGCACTGGTGGGCACGGTCTACTTCCGGCAGGCGTTCGACCTCGACGCGGGCGCGACCGGCCTGATGCTGGGGCTATTCTTCGCCCCCTTCGCGCTCCTCCAGTACCCCTTCGGGGTCCTCTCGGACCGGGTGGGCCGGACTGGTCCCATCGTCGCGGGGTCGGCGCTCTACGGGTTCGCCGTGGTCGGCGTCGGGATTTCGCCCACGGTCCCGATTGCCGCGGTCGGGATGGTCGTCGTGGGCGTCATCGGCGCGCTGATGGCCCCGGCGACGATGGCGCTCGTGAGCGACCTCTCCTCGGAGTCGGGCAGGGGGACTGCGATGGCCGGGTTCAACGCCGCCGGGAGTTTGGGCTTTCTGGCGGGCATCGTCGTCGGCGGGACGGTGGCCGACGAGTTTGGCTTCCTCGCGGCCTTCCTGACGGCGGGCGCGCTGGAAATCGCCATCGCGCTGGTCTCGATTCCGGCCTTCCTCCGCATCGACCCGGAGGGCGTGAGCGCGTTCGGCGGGTGA
- a CDS encoding C39 family peptidase translates to MADDYHEVDRRTVLKQFGIAGSTLASLGSASCARASNGSQTLSKGLAKQAVTQKKQEIAERSKFADWNDASVGNAKTFYSRTQSNPVPKYEKSAYVFPITNSGENLGYITASATKINGPILEYSRGIPPHHNVDDAKEIATMKGRTPTGRFLYRGGVSYGYELEGRDAIHLTGHYVAKLPEAAPPTALNFDSATSKSRWKRLTSDSSTNSIQSKDSASTSSLPSTVFIDSVPGYNNNYDAGDDVSGGDRNSDFVGNGDDPWKDYDGCAPFSGAIVVGYHEGIDNTASWSTKNTLIDKMHLNMNTGDDVYTDLQDIAPGIEAYSDGSYSYSANTQTNFSEYDLKKSIYDFKPALLTMWDGGSPEEDGYDPYGNHTVVAAGYEERTDGLFWGIYDTYDNDPHWIANGNWNDADTTFVSRT, encoded by the coding sequence ATGGCAGATGATTACCACGAAGTAGACCGACGGACCGTTCTTAAGCAATTCGGTATCGCTGGTTCTACGCTGGCGAGTCTCGGTAGTGCGAGTTGCGCCCGTGCATCTAACGGCTCACAGACGCTATCGAAGGGTCTCGCAAAACAGGCCGTCACTCAGAAGAAGCAGGAAATTGCAGAGCGGTCCAAATTCGCGGACTGGAATGATGCTTCGGTCGGCAACGCAAAAACGTTCTATTCACGAACGCAAAGTAACCCCGTCCCGAAATACGAAAAATCTGCCTACGTGTTCCCTATCACTAACAGTGGTGAAAATCTCGGGTACATCACTGCATCCGCGACGAAGATCAACGGACCCATTCTTGAATACAGTCGCGGAATCCCGCCACACCATAACGTAGACGATGCGAAGGAAATCGCTACCATGAAGGGTCGAACCCCGACTGGACGGTTCCTCTACCGCGGTGGCGTATCCTACGGGTACGAACTCGAAGGTCGAGACGCCATTCATCTGACTGGACACTACGTGGCGAAACTACCCGAAGCCGCTCCGCCAACTGCGCTCAATTTCGACAGCGCCACCTCAAAGTCTCGATGGAAGCGCCTTACGTCTGATTCATCGACTAATTCGATTCAGTCCAAAGATTCTGCCTCCACGTCATCCCTCCCGAGTACGGTCTTCATAGATTCCGTCCCCGGATACAACAATAATTACGATGCAGGTGATGATGTATCTGGCGGTGACAGGAATTCAGACTTTGTCGGTAATGGTGATGACCCTTGGAAAGATTACGACGGCTGTGCCCCGTTCTCCGGTGCCATCGTCGTCGGATACCACGAAGGGATTGATAATACTGCCTCGTGGTCAACTAAGAACACCCTCATCGACAAGATGCACCTGAACATGAATACCGGCGATGATGTCTACACAGATTTGCAAGACATCGCGCCAGGAATCGAAGCCTACTCCGACGGTAGCTATAGTTACTCCGCCAACACCCAAACGAACTTCTCTGAGTACGACCTGAAGAAGTCCATTTACGACTTCAAACCGGCTCTCCTTACGATGTGGGACGGTGGTTCGCCCGAGGAAGACGGATATGACCCATACGGCAATCATACTGTCGTCGCGGCAGGTTACGAAGAACGTACTGATGGCCTCTTCTGGGGCATCTACGATACCTACGATAACGACCCTCACTGGATAGCGAACGGCAACTGGAACGACGCTGACACAACATTCGTGAGTAGAACGTAA
- a CDS encoding pyridoxal-phosphate-dependent aminotransferase family protein, with the protein MREDFLLLNPGPVPTTRDVRQAMSEPMVSHRSAEFEAVYERAQDALDYVFTQSTLDAEETASDGTALIFNGTATMAMEAAVANLVGELSGRDKDGKVVPLVNGKFGRRFKRIADRYASVDPVEATWGHSIDLDAVAETVDDDTDVVTMVHNETSTGLLNPVEEVGEIADEHDATFVVDGVTSIGGDEFRIDDWNVDVAVTDAQKCLAAPPGTSAMYATEAAQEQFDGDAAPFYEDLDWHLRKADSHQTPFTSAVPLFRGLAVAVENIVEEGMPERIERHREQSEAFREAFTAMGLELFAERNDATEYSNTLTGVSLPAHTRENPEDFFDAVEARGVSISGGQAHLGGEIFRVSNMGNLSSEQILRGIRTIGEAFEETGEDVDTEAGVEAAREVLR; encoded by the coding sequence ATGCGAGAGGACTTCCTCCTCCTGAACCCCGGACCAGTCCCGACGACGCGGGACGTGCGACAGGCGATGAGTGAGCCGATGGTATCCCACCGGTCGGCCGAGTTCGAGGCCGTCTACGAGCGCGCCCAAGACGCTCTCGACTACGTGTTCACCCAATCTACGCTCGACGCCGAGGAGACCGCCAGCGACGGGACCGCGCTCATCTTCAACGGGACCGCGACGATGGCGATGGAGGCCGCGGTGGCCAACCTCGTCGGCGAACTCAGCGGGCGGGACAAGGACGGGAAGGTCGTCCCGCTGGTCAACGGCAAGTTCGGACGGCGCTTCAAGCGCATCGCGGACCGCTACGCCTCCGTGGACCCGGTAGAGGCGACGTGGGGCCACTCCATCGACCTCGACGCGGTAGCCGAGACGGTGGACGACGACACCGACGTAGTGACGATGGTCCACAACGAGACCTCCACGGGCCTGCTGAACCCGGTCGAGGAGGTCGGTGAAATCGCAGACGAACACGACGCGACGTTCGTCGTGGACGGCGTGACCTCCATCGGCGGCGACGAGTTCCGCATCGACGACTGGAACGTAGACGTGGCCGTGACCGACGCCCAGAAGTGTCTGGCCGCGCCGCCGGGGACCTCGGCGATGTACGCGACTGAAGCCGCACAGGAGCAGTTCGACGGCGATGCCGCGCCGTTCTACGAGGACTTAGACTGGCACCTCCGGAAGGCCGACTCCCACCAGACGCCGTTCACCAGCGCCGTCCCGCTGTTCCGGGGCCTCGCGGTCGCTGTCGAGAACATCGTCGAGGAGGGCATGCCCGAGCGAATCGAGCGCCACCGCGAGCAGTCGGAGGCCTTCCGCGAGGCGTTCACCGCGATGGGACTGGAGTTGTTCGCCGAGCGCAACGACGCCACCGAGTACTCGAACACCCTGACCGGCGTCTCGCTCCCGGCCCACACCCGCGAGAACCCCGAGGACTTCTTCGACGCCGTGGAGGCCCGCGGCGTCTCCATCTCCGGCGGACAGGCCCACCTCGGCGGCGAAATCTTCCGCGTGAGCAACATGGGCAACCTCTCCAGCGAGCAGATTCTGCGCGGGATTCGGACCATCGGCGAGGCGTTCGAGGAGACCGGCGAGGACGTGGACACCGAGGCCGGCGTCGAAGCGGCGCGGGAAGTGCTTCGGTAG
- a CDS encoding PRC-barrel domain containing protein gives MAEFSEDDEGKSVVADGEEVGIVSEVEHGTAYVDPDPGITDKIKAKLDWGERDEDTYPLQEQAVDSITDDEIRLRSNL, from the coding sequence ATGGCAGAATTCAGTGAGGACGACGAGGGGAAGTCAGTCGTCGCGGATGGCGAAGAAGTGGGAATCGTCTCCGAGGTCGAACACGGGACCGCTTACGTAGACCCCGACCCCGGAATCACCGACAAAATCAAGGCCAAACTCGATTGGGGCGAGCGCGACGAGGACACCTATCCCTTGCAGGAGCAGGCCGTCGATAGCATCACGGACGACGAAATCCGGCTTCGAAGCAACCTCTAA
- a CDS encoding methyl-accepting chemotaxis protein: protein MPRNTEAHGDEGAEFEGEFVPAEIERPSTLASVSDEDIDRLQGLDFETAGDEAVESVYEDIDGPELDDEDSYTAEELKRAQKEQLATLGRDDAEAEDLLRDRVRGSQLHQMADVSMADHLGMYAAFQEAVVPEIVSQVTAEFGDAEEDDEAIEEAVRETAERMQAVTRATTRDLQLAADAYDADDGEDDEVEKAEELRETLTKDVKPAVEELQMATSDIAENADEINSLSASQSRKIRDLNEEVADLSATTQEIAASAEQVNTVSDRAEELADDGIDHSQEAIEEMHRVEEARASVESEFSTLQEKVERIDDVVAVINDIADQTNVLALNASIEAARAGEAGSGFAVVAEEVKELAEETQNHADEIEGTIGEIQQYTDDTLESLDTTSQRVESGTESVEDAMEMFQEVGEAIAEVSHGIEEVADATDQQAQSAEEVATMIDEAANEMSEVSSGMETITASNEELTALVSGMDAAVDSAIDE, encoded by the coding sequence ATGCCCCGAAATACAGAAGCTCACGGCGACGAAGGCGCAGAGTTCGAAGGAGAGTTTGTCCCGGCCGAAATCGAGCGTCCCTCGACGCTCGCGTCGGTCTCGGACGAGGACATCGACCGACTCCAAGGTCTCGACTTCGAGACAGCAGGCGACGAGGCGGTCGAGTCGGTGTACGAGGACATCGACGGTCCCGAACTGGACGACGAAGACTCCTACACCGCCGAGGAACTCAAACGCGCTCAGAAAGAGCAGTTGGCCACGCTGGGCCGCGACGACGCCGAGGCCGAGGACCTCCTCAGAGACCGCGTCCGAGGCAGTCAGTTGCACCAGATGGCCGACGTGTCGATGGCGGACCACCTCGGCATGTACGCCGCCTTCCAAGAGGCGGTCGTGCCGGAAATCGTCTCGCAGGTGACCGCGGAGTTCGGTGACGCCGAGGAGGACGACGAAGCAATCGAGGAGGCCGTCCGAGAGACCGCCGAGCGCATGCAGGCCGTGACCCGAGCGACCACCCGCGACCTGCAACTCGCGGCCGACGCCTACGACGCCGACGACGGCGAGGACGACGAAGTGGAGAAGGCCGAGGAACTCCGGGAGACGCTGACCAAGGACGTGAAACCCGCCGTCGAGGAACTCCAGATGGCGACCTCAGACATCGCCGAGAACGCCGACGAAATCAACTCGCTGTCGGCGTCCCAGTCCCGGAAGATACGCGACCTCAACGAGGAGGTCGCCGACCTGAGCGCGACCACCCAAGAAATCGCGGCCAGCGCCGAGCAGGTCAACACCGTCAGCGACCGGGCAGAGGAACTCGCTGATGACGGCATCGACCACTCCCAAGAGGCCATCGAGGAGATGCACCGCGTCGAGGAGGCCCGTGCCAGCGTCGAATCCGAGTTCTCGACCCTACAGGAGAAAGTCGAGCGCATCGACGACGTGGTTGCAGTCATCAACGACATCGCCGACCAGACCAACGTGCTGGCGCTCAACGCCTCCATCGAGGCCGCCCGCGCCGGCGAGGCCGGGTCCGGATTCGCAGTCGTCGCCGAGGAGGTCAAGGAGTTGGCCGAGGAGACCCAGAACCACGCCGACGAAATCGAGGGCACCATCGGCGAGATTCAGCAGTACACCGACGACACCCTCGAAAGCCTCGACACGACCAGCCAGCGCGTCGAGAGCGGCACCGAGAGCGTCGAGGACGCCATGGAGATGTTCCAAGAGGTCGGCGAGGCCATCGCGGAGGTCTCCCACGGCATCGAGGAAGTCGCCGACGCGACCGACCAGCAGGCCCAGAGCGCCGAGGAGGTCGCCACCATGATAGACGAGGCCGCAAACGAGATGTCGGAGGTCTCCAGCGGGATGGAGACCATCACGGCCTCGAACGAGGAGTTGACCGCGCTGGTCAGCGGCATGGACGCCGCGGTCGATTCCGCAATCGACGAGTAA
- the ligA gene encoding NAD-dependent DNA ligase LigA, whose product MATVSADENPYVEDPDTDFRPVEELTDQQAREQVRLLREAIRFHDYRYYVENDPVIADRTYDALFTRLQDLEDAFGLQTDDSPTQRVGGEPLDELETVEHVAPMLSIDSSGEADDVREFADRMERETDGDVTYVCEPKFDGLSVEVVYEDGEYVRAATRGDGYEGDDVTENVRTIASVPHRLRGDYPDRLVLRGEVHIPEEAFEKLNRERVERGENPFANPRNAAAGTLRQLDPAVTAGRPLDCFFFDVLASSHDFETHWEQHETLPDWGLKVNDRSERTDDIEAVIDYRNRLMDDRPGLDYEIDGVVIKVDDLATCDRLGTTERHYRWAFAYKFPARSEVTEITGITVQVGRTGRLTPVALLEPVDVGGVTVSRASLHNPEEIAEMNVNVGDEVKVERAGDVIPYVAEVVEKHAEGHYEFPERCPVCDSAVEFDGPMAYCTGGLACTAQLQRAVEYYASEDGLDIEGLGGERVEQLIDAGLIEESLADLYRIEEDDLVELEGWGETSAENLLRELDASKQPQLRDFLSAIGIPKVGPATAADLAREFGDLERVRTATRDELESVAGIGPKVAEQIAEFFESEQNERVIDDLLDEEAVGDPETPNETETGDELAGLTFVFTGSLADYTRSEAQELVEDHGANATSSVSGNTDYLVAGDSPGQTKLDAAEENDVPVLDGQVAFEEFLSDRGVL is encoded by the coding sequence ATGGCCACCGTTAGCGCGGACGAGAACCCCTACGTCGAGGACCCGGATACCGACTTCCGGCCGGTCGAGGAGTTGACCGACCAGCAAGCCCGCGAGCAGGTGCGACTGCTCCGCGAGGCCATCCGGTTCCACGACTACCGGTACTACGTCGAGAACGACCCAGTTATCGCCGACCGGACCTACGACGCCCTCTTTACCCGATTGCAGGACCTCGAAGACGCCTTCGGCCTTCAGACCGACGATAGCCCGACCCAGCGCGTCGGCGGCGAACCCTTGGACGAACTCGAAACCGTCGAACACGTCGCGCCGATGCTCTCTATCGACTCCAGCGGCGAGGCCGACGACGTGCGTGAGTTCGCCGACCGAATGGAGCGAGAGACCGACGGCGACGTGACCTACGTCTGCGAACCCAAGTTCGACGGTCTGTCTGTCGAAGTGGTCTACGAGGACGGCGAGTACGTCCGGGCGGCGACCCGCGGCGACGGCTACGAGGGCGACGACGTGACCGAGAACGTCCGGACCATCGCCAGCGTGCCCCACCGCCTCCGGGGCGACTACCCCGACCGACTGGTCCTCCGGGGCGAGGTCCACATCCCCGAAGAAGCCTTCGAGAAACTCAACCGCGAGCGAGTCGAACGCGGCGAAAATCCCTTCGCAAACCCCCGGAACGCGGCCGCCGGGACCCTCCGGCAACTCGACCCCGCCGTGACCGCCGGGCGACCGCTCGATTGCTTCTTCTTCGACGTACTCGCGTCCTCGCACGACTTCGAGACCCACTGGGAACAGCACGAGACCCTGCCCGACTGGGGGCTGAAGGTCAACGACCGGTCGGAGCGCACCGACGACATCGAGGCGGTCATCGACTACCGGAATCGCCTGATGGACGACCGGCCCGGTTTGGACTACGAAATCGACGGCGTGGTCATCAAGGTGGACGACTTGGCGACCTGCGACCGACTCGGGACCACCGAGCGCCACTACCGGTGGGCGTTCGCCTACAAGTTCCCCGCCCGGTCGGAAGTCACCGAAATTACTGGTATCACAGTGCAAGTCGGTCGAACTGGGCGACTCACGCCCGTCGCGCTCCTCGAACCGGTGGACGTGGGCGGCGTCACCGTCTCGCGGGCCAGCCTCCACAACCCGGAGGAAATCGCAGAGATGAACGTCAACGTCGGCGACGAGGTGAAAGTCGAGCGCGCCGGCGACGTGATTCCCTACGTCGCCGAGGTGGTCGAGAAGCACGCCGAGGGCCACTACGAGTTCCCCGAGCGATGCCCGGTCTGCGACAGCGCAGTCGAGTTCGACGGCCCGATGGCCTACTGCACCGGCGGACTGGCCTGCACCGCGCAACTCCAGCGCGCCGTCGAGTACTACGCCAGCGAGGACGGTCTGGACATCGAGGGACTGGGCGGCGAGCGCGTCGAGCAACTCATCGACGCCGGACTAATCGAGGAGAGTCTCGCCGACCTCTACCGCATCGAGGAGGACGACCTCGTGGAACTCGAAGGCTGGGGCGAGACCAGCGCCGAGAACCTGCTCCGCGAACTCGACGCCTCGAAACAGCCCCAACTTCGAGATTTCCTCTCGGCCATTGGCATCCCGAAGGTCGGGCCAGCGACTGCCGCGGACCTCGCCCGAGAGTTCGGGGACCTCGAACGCGTCCGGACCGCGACCCGCGACGAACTCGAATCGGTCGCTGGCATCGGTCCGAAAGTCGCCGAGCAAATCGCGGAGTTCTTCGAGTCCGAGCAGAACGAGCGCGTCATCGACGACCTGCTGGACGAGGAGGCCGTCGGCGACCCCGAAACACCGAACGAGACCGAGACTGGCGACGAGTTGGCCGGTTTGACCTTCGTGTTCACGGGGTCGCTCGCCGACTACACCCGGAGCGAGGCCCAAGAGTTGGTCGAGGACCACGGCGCGAACGCGACCAGTAGCGTCTCGGGCAACACGGACTACCTCGTCGCGGGCGACAGTCCCGGCCAGACGAAACTCGACGCGGCCGAGGAGAACGACGTGCCGGTGCTGGACGGACAGGTTGCGTTCGAGGAGTTCCTAAGCGACAGAGGAGTCCTATAG
- a CDS encoding winged helix-turn-helix domain-containing protein — protein MPTDENADGPPSIADIDPFDSEDLSGETPDNLDEAVTEEWKASTTAFQRIHTVLKNTYEPHTTGEIADAAATTKPTVRKHVEPLVEAGMVVERRRGNAVEYVWNQTQRRINRVAELADEHSSAELDGKIRRAKERIAALEDEYGVESPNELAEVLDPDDDAGWDDLATWRSLEDDLNRLEAAQSMAEYLVGADSVANGYDASNHV, from the coding sequence ATGCCGACTGACGAGAACGCCGACGGACCTCCATCGATAGCCGACATCGACCCCTTCGACTCGGAGGACCTGTCCGGCGAGACGCCCGACAATCTGGACGAAGCAGTGACCGAGGAGTGGAAGGCGTCTACGACCGCGTTCCAGCGGATTCACACGGTCCTGAAGAACACCTACGAACCGCACACGACCGGAGAAATCGCCGACGCCGCCGCCACCACGAAGCCCACCGTTCGCAAGCACGTCGAACCCCTCGTGGAGGCCGGGATGGTGGTCGAACGGAGACGCGGAAACGCGGTCGAGTACGTCTGGAATCAGACTCAGCGACGTATCAACCGCGTCGCCGAACTCGCCGACGAACACTCGTCAGCCGAACTCGACGGGAAAATCCGACGAGCGAAGGAGCGAATCGCGGCGCTCGAAGACGAGTACGGCGTGGAGTCGCCGAACGAACTCGCAGAAGTTCTCGACCCAGACGACGACGCCGGGTGGGACGATTTGGCGACGTGGCGCAGTCTCGAAGACGACCTGAATCGACTCGAAGCGGCCCAATCGATGGCGGAGTACCTCGTCGGAGCCGATTCGGTAGCTAACGGATACGATGCGTCGAATCATGTGTAG
- a CDS encoding ABC transporter permease subunit, which translates to MTWQAIARKDFQDAVRSKWLWALSAIFFGLFVGSAYLIGSGVESSGGGSLTAEVFVPTLGNRVVALVVPIVAIVVAYSSIIGERESGSLKLLLSLPHSRQDVVAGKTLGRSTVLALPILVGMLLAAVVLALYGIDVGALKYLAFVGLTLLLGIVFVNVAVGVSAAASTNRRAMLGTVGLYVVFTMLWTQVRRVLLVFNDKLGLGWENITLVKYGLFLKYFNPVRAYETLVTRLYADSVLSARLYGVRGLQRQFISKELGQAPFYLSDWVVLAQFLLWLLVPAALGYLVFRDADL; encoded by the coding sequence ATGACGTGGCAGGCCATCGCCCGGAAGGACTTCCAAGACGCGGTGCGCTCGAAGTGGCTCTGGGCGCTGTCGGCCATCTTCTTCGGCCTGTTCGTCGGGAGCGCGTACCTCATCGGGTCCGGCGTCGAGTCGAGCGGCGGCGGGTCGCTGACCGCCGAGGTGTTCGTCCCGACGCTCGGGAACCGCGTCGTCGCGCTCGTGGTCCCCATCGTCGCCATCGTGGTCGCCTACAGTTCTATCATCGGCGAGCGCGAGTCGGGGTCGCTGAAGCTACTCCTCTCGCTTCCCCACTCCCGACAGGACGTGGTGGCGGGCAAGACCCTCGGGCGTAGCACCGTCCTCGCGCTCCCGATTCTGGTCGGAATGTTGCTGGCCGCGGTGGTGCTGGCGCTCTACGGCATCGACGTGGGGGCGCTGAAGTATCTGGCCTTCGTCGGCCTGACGCTCCTGCTGGGCATCGTGTTCGTCAACGTCGCCGTCGGCGTCTCGGCCGCGGCGTCCACGAACCGCCGGGCGATGCTCGGGACCGTGGGTCTCTACGTCGTCTTCACGATGCTCTGGACGCAGGTCCGGCGCGTCCTGCTGGTGTTCAACGACAAGTTGGGTCTCGGGTGGGAGAACATCACGCTCGTCAAGTACGGCCTGTTCCTCAAGTACTTCAACCCGGTTCGGGCCTACGAGACCCTCGTGACCCGACTCTACGCCGACAGCGTTCTCTCGGCCCGCCTCTACGGCGTCCGCGGCCTCCAGCGCCAGTTCATCTCGAAGGAACTCGGTCAAGCCCCCTTCTACCTCTCGGACTGGGTGGTGCTGGCCCAGTTCCTGCTCTGGTTGCTCGTTCCGGCCGCGCTCGGCTATCTGGTGTTCCGAGACGCGGACCTCTGA